Genomic window (Deinococcus malanensis):
CACGGCAACCAGGAGGCCTGGACCTCGGGGGTGGCGCTGTTCAACGCCGGGCACTGGTGGGAAGCGCACGAGGCCTGGGAGCCCCTCTGGTTGCAGGCGGCCGGCGCCGAGCGCCACTTCCTGCAGGGCGTGATTCTGCTGGCCGCCGCACTGCACAAACGCTGGGTTCACGGCAGCCTGACCCACCGCAACTACCACAAGGCCCTCAGGCACCTGGAACAGCTGCCGCCAGGCTATGCGGCCCGGACCCGCGGCATCGACGTTGCCCGGCTG
Coding sequences:
- a CDS encoding DUF309 domain-containing protein; translated protein: MSTAPSTHGNQEAWTSGVALFNAGHWWEAHEAWEPLWLQAAGAERHFLQGVILLAAALHKRWVHGSLTHRNYHKALRHLEQLPPGYAARTRGIDVARLRHEVWEALHDPARRPALPLPDGSGIL